ATCAGCCGCGCGAAGGGACCGAGGACCACGGTCCCAGGCCGCGGCCCGGATGAGCGTCAAGACCTGGTCCAGCGAGACTTCACCGCGGCGGCTCCGAACCAGCTGTGGGTCGCTGACATCACCTACTGCCGCACTTCCAGCGGATGGGTGTACGCCGCGTTCATCATCGACGTGTTCTCCCGACGGGTGCTGGGCTGGCAGCTGTCGAAGTCGTTGCGCACGGACCTGGCCCTGGACGCGTTGGAGATGGCGTTCTGGACGCGTCAGCGCGCAGGCCAAGACGTGGCCGGGCTACGGCATCACAGCGATAAAGGAGTCCAGTACGTCGCCGTGCGATACACCCAGCGGCTCGCCCAGGCCGGCGCAGTCGCCTCAGTCGGCTCGACGGGGGACTCGTATGACAATGCCCTCGCGGAGGCGTTCAACTCGCTGTTCAAGGCGGAGCTGATCCGGAACAAGGGGCCATTCAAGTCCATCGAGGACCTGGAGATCGCGGTCGCGGAGTACATCGACTGGTTCAACCATCGTCGTGTGCACGGCGAGATCAGGCTGGTCCCTCCGGTCGAGTTCGAGGACGTCTACCATCATGAGAACCCCGTGCCGGCGCCCGCCGGGACGGCACTTACGAGCCTCTAACAAACCCGGGGCGATTCATGACTTACTGTCTCGAGCCGTCGAAAAGCACATGTTCGGGACGAAGATGCGCTCGGTCATCAAGCTGCCCGGGGATGGGGTGGGCTCCGTCGTGGAGCAGCAGTTCGGGCTCGCCCGTCAGATCCTCGTTACCGGGCTGGTGCCCATCATCGAGCCCGAGGTGGATATCCGCAGCCCCCGCAAGGCCGAGGTGGAGGACCAGCTCAAGGCGGCAATCCTCGCCCAACTGGACAAGCTCGGAGACGACCAGTCGGTCATCCTCAAAGTGACGCTGCCGGAGCGGGCGGACTTCTACCGCGAGTTCGTGGACCATCCCCGAGTGATCCGCGTCCTGGCCCTGTCGGGCGGCTATACCCGGGCCCAGGCCACCACCCTGCTGGCCCGCAACCACGGCGTGATCGCCAGCTTCTCCCGCGCCCTGACCGAAGGGCTGAGTACGGCCCAGAGCCCAGCGCAGTTCAATGCGGTGTTGGATGAGGCCATCAACGCGATCGCGACGGCCTCTCGCACCTGACCGGAGGCCATAGGACCGCTGCGGTAGTCCGCGGCCGCCGAAGCGGTGTCCGACCACCCCCCATTCCTGGGGCCGGGCACCGCCTCAGCGGCGTCTGCCGCGCAGTTCAACGGGCAGCCACCGAGGAGCGCACGAAGTCCTGGCGCACCCCCAAGGCGCGGTCGGTGCGCCGGATGGACTCGCCGCCGTCGTCGACGGTTCCGGTGAGGGCCCGGATCGCGTCGATGTTCTCGGGGACGACGATCGCCTGGTTGTCCACCGTGTAGGTGTAGTACAGCTCGTTGCCGTCCACGGTGAGGATGTCTTCCCAGAGGGCCACCTCATACATATCACCCCGGGGCCGGCCCAGGTCCTCCATGAGTTCCACGGTGCTATTGACCGCCACGACGCCGTCCGAGCGCCGGACGAAGGCGATCCGCGGCATCGCCCGGAACGCCTCCAACACCTCCTGCTTCTCGGCCGGGCGGGTGAGCTCGATCGTCCAGTAGTGCAGGTGGTTCTGAGTGTGGGCTCCCTTGGCGGCCATGGTGACCACGTCCAGGTCCGGGACCACCGACTGGGCGTCGGGCCCCTGATGGCTGGGGATTCGGCCCTCGGGGACGATGGTGTTCATGATCCCGGAATGGTCCGATTCCCACGGATCGGTGGCCCGGCGGATGAGCACCCCCCGGGCCTTGGACAGCAGTCCGACGTCCTTCAGCGCGGTAAGGGCCCGGACGGTGGCGGTGGTATTGCAGGACACCACCCGGGTGCTGTCCCGGCCCAGGGCGGTGGCGTAGTTGGCGTGGGCGACGAAGGAGTGGCCGGTGAGATCGTGCTTCTCCCCGCCCTGGAACACGGATTTGACCCCGTGGGCACGGTAGAGCTCCAGGTTGCCGGCGCCCACCTGGGCCGGGGTGCAGTCCACCACGACGTCAACGTTCTCGAGCAGGTCGTGCAGGCCTCCGACGACGGGAAGGCCGGCATCCGCCATCACCGGTAGGGCCTGCTCGGTAGAGGCGTAGACGGGGATGCCCTTCCCGGCCGCAGTCGCGATCCGGTAGTCAGCGATGACGTCACTGACTCCGACCAGCGCCATGTCCTCCTGGGCCCGGACCGCGTCGGCGACGCGTTTGCCGATGACCCCGTACCCGTTCACCGCGACCTTGATCTTGCCCTGCATGCTCGTCTCCTTTCCTGGAGGACCTGTTCCGGTTTCGGGGTCTATCGCCAGCCGCGTCTCACCGGATGCCCGCAGCGGACGACGGTGCTCAGAGCTTGTCGAGCATCTGTTGCATTTCGGTGATCTCGGCCTCCTGGTCGGCGATGACCTGCTCGGCGAGCTGCACGGCCTGCGGGTTTTGGCCGTCCTTGGCCTCGTCCTTGGCCATGTCCACGGCGCCCTTGTGGTGGGCGGTCATCTGCTCCAGGTACAACCGGGCGGCCTCGGTGCCCTGGGCCTGGTCGAGGGCGGTCATGTCCTCCTCGGACATCATCCCGGACATCCCGCCGTGGTCCATGCCCTCCATACCGTCCATGCCGTCCGTGTCCACGGGGTCTTGGCCCCAGGCGGTGAGCATGGAGTTCATGCGCTTGATCTCCGGCCCCTGGGCGTCGATGACCTTCTGGGCGAACGCGGCCACCTCCGCCGGGACGTCATCCTTGGCCAGCAGCATCTCGCTCATCTCAACGGCCTGCTGGTGGTGCGGGATCATCATTTGGGCGAACATCACGTCCGCGTCGTTGTGCTCGGCGGAGACCTCCTCAGCCGAACCGGTCGCCGTGGTGGACGGTGTCGCGGTGGCCGTGGCCGCAGGGGTGGCGGCCGGGGCGGAGCTGGTCGCAGTGGCCGAGGCCTCAGCGCCGGCGTTCTCGTCCTGGGCGCCGGTGCCGCAGGCGGTCAAGGTCAGGGCGGAGGCCAGGGCCAGGGCGGTCAGCGTCATGGTGCGTTTCATGGTGGGTCCTTCCACAGTGGGTTGAGGGTTCATATCAGAGTTCGCGCCAAGAGGCGCGATCAGGAGGTCGCGGGTTGAAGGGCAGCCTCCGGCCGGGGGGCGCCGAGGGGGGCCAGGTGGCCCGGGTCCAGGTTGATCCGGCGCAGCAGTTGGGCGTTGAGGGCGACCACGATGGTGGAGGCGGACATCAGGATCGCGCCCACCGCGGGGGAGAGCACGAACCCGATCGGGGCGAGCACGCCGGCGGCCAGCGGCACGGCGAGCACGTTGTAGCCGGTGGCCCACACCAGGTTCTGGATCATCTTGGTGTAGCTGGCCTGGGAGAGCTCGATCATCGACAGCACCGCGCGGGGGTCGTTGCTGGCCAGCACAACGCCGGCGGACTCCATGGCCACGTCGGTGCCGGCGCCGATGGCGATGCCGACCTCGGCCCGCGCCAGTGCCGGGGCGTCGTTGACGCCGTCGCCCACCATGGCCACGGACAGTCCCCGGGACTGCAACTCGGTGACCTTGGTGTCCTTGTCCTGGGGGAGGACCTCGGCGAAGACCTCGTCGATGCCCAGGTCCGCCCCGACGGCCTCGGCGACCTGGCGGGCATCGCCGGTGATCATCGCGACCTTGATGCCGCGGGCGTGCAGGGCGGCCACGGCGGCCCGGGACTCGGGGCGGACCTTGTCCTCCACGGCGACCGCGCCGATAACGGACCCCTCGCGCAGCACGTGCAACACCCCGGCCCCGCGCGCGGTCCAGGAGGCGGTGTGCTCAGTGATCTCCGCCGGCATGGTCAGGTTAAGCTCGCGCAGCATGTTCGGGCCCCCGACGAGGATCTCGGAGCCGTCCACGGTGGCGCGCACCCCGCGGCCCATGGCAGCACTGAAGTCCGTGCCGCGCTTGCGCAACGTGCTGGCCTGCGGGTGCTGCCCGGCGGCGGTGACGATGGCCCGGGCCACGGGGTGCTCGCTGTCAGCCTCGGCCGCGGCGGCCACCGCCAGCAGTTCTGCCTCGGACACGCCGGGCATCGCGGTGACGGCGGTGACGACGTGGGCGCCCTCGGTCAGGGTGCCGGTCTTGTCGAACAGGACCACGTCGATGGTGCGCATCCGCTCCAGGGCCATCCGGTCCTTGATCAGGACCCCGGACTTGGCGGCCTTCTCCGTGGAGAGGGCGATCACCAGCGGGATGGCCAGGCCCAGGGCGTGCGGGCAGGCGATGACCAGCACGGTCACGGTGCGGGTGACCGCGTCGGTGGGCTGGCCGATCGCGGTCCACACGATCGCGGTGATGATCGCCGCAACCAGGGCGAACCAGAACAGCAGGGCCGCCGCCCGGTCCGCCAACGCCTGGGCCCGGGAGGAGGACTCCTGGGCGTCGGCGACCATCCGCTGGATCCCGGCCAGGGTCGTGTCGGTCCCGACGGCGGCCACCTTCACCCGCACGGTGTTGTCGGTGGCCACGGTCCCAGCGACCACCGTGTCCCCGGCCTGGCGCAGCACGGGCTTCGACTCGCCGGTGATCATCGCCTCGTCGAACTCCGCGGCGCCCTCGAGGATGGTCCCGTCGGCCGGCACCCGGGCCCCGGCCCGCACTAGCACCACATCGCCCACGGCCAACTCGGTGATCGGCACGGTGATGGTGTCACCGTCCACGACCTTCTCGGCCTCCTCCGGCAGCAGCGCCGCCAGCGCGTCCAAGGCGGAGGAGGCCGCGCCCAGGGCGCGCATCTCCATCCAGTGGCCCAGTAGCATGATGACCACCAGCAGCGCCAGCTCCCACCAGAAGTCCAGCATCAGGTCCCCGATGCCCAGGGTCGTGACCCAGGAGGCGACGAAGGCCACCGTGATGGCCATCGCGATCAGCAGCATCATCCCGGGCTGGCGGGCGCGCAACTCGGTCAGCCCGCCCTTCAGGAAGGGCATGCCGCCATAGAGGTAGATCACGGTGCCCAGCACCGGGGCGATCCACGCCGAGCCCGGGAACTCGGGGACGTGGTAGCCCAGCAGCTGCCCGACCATGTGGCTGAAGAACACCACCGGGATGGAGAGCACCAGTGAGACCCAGAACCGGTTCTTGAACATCGCGGTGGAATGCCCGGCGTGCTGACCGTGGTCGTGGACCTGGTGGTCCTCGTCCAGGGCCGAGTGGGCGTGACCCTGGGGCATGGCCTGCCCGTGGGTGGCCGCGTCCGCGGGGTGGTGGGCGGCATGGTCGGTGTGGTTGGCGTGGCCGGCGTGGGGGTTCGGGTCTGGGTGTTCGGCGGTCTGGTCGGTGGGGTGATCGTGGTGGTGCGGGGTGCTCATGGTGTTCCTTCTGCTCGGCGGTCTGTTCGGCGACCGGCTCGGCGGTGGGGCGCCGACCTCGAGGGGATGGGTCGGTTAGATCCGGACGCGGTAGCCGGCCGCTTCGATGGCCGTCCGCACGGAGTCCGCGGAGGCGGGCCCGGTCACGGTGACGGGGGAGGCCCCGCCGGCGACCAGTTCGATCCGGACATCGTCCACCCCGTCCAGGGCGCTCACGGCCTCGGCGACGGAGCCCACGCAGTGTCCGCAGGTCATGCCCTCCACCTGGTAGGTCGCGGCACCGGCGCTCGTCCCGGTTGGGTCGGCACTCTGGTGCCCGGCGGGGGCGGTGGCGTCGGCGGCTGGGGCGCAGCACGAGCAGCCGTTGGTGGCCCCCGGCAGCGGGGTGCGGGCGGATTCGGTCATGACGGTCTCCTTCAGGTCTGAGGGCGGCGCCGGACGGCACCTCTCCTCTTGGTATATACCCCCCGGGGGTATCATTCAAGGGGTGGAGCGCCGGTGTTCACGGTGGATGAACGGGTGCGCCGGTAGGTGGGCTGGTCGGGGGGCTGCTTGGTGGGCATGTCGATGGTGAACGTCGCCCCGGCCGTGGTGGAGGTGGCGCTCAAGGTGCCGCCGTGGGCCTGGATGAGAGCTCGGGAGATGGCCAGGCCGACCCCGGAGCCGCCGTGGTCACGGTCGCGGGCGGTGTCCCCGCGGTAGAAGCGTTCGAAGACGTGCGGCAGGTGCTCGGGAGAGATCCCCTCCCCGGTGTCGGTGACGCTGAGCGTGACCCCGGACGGGCTTTGTCGGGCCTCGAGGGTGACCCGGCCCCCGGCCGGGGTGTGGCGCAGGGCGTTGGTGAGCAGGTTGCCCAGGACCTGGCCCATGCGCTGGCGGTCCACGTCCACGGCCAGGCCCGGATCGGCGTCCATGGTCAGGGCCACGCCCTTGGTGGCGTAGGCCTCCTTGTGGGCCTCGGTCGCGGCATGCAGCAGCCCGCTGACCCCTTGGGGGCTGCGGTCCAGTTCGATCCGGCCCTCCTCGGCGCGGGAGACGTCGTTGATGTCCTCCACCAACCGGGTCAACCGGGCCAGCTGCTCGCCCATCAGCTCACCGGTGGGCTCGTCCCAGTGGGACACCCCGTCTTGCAGGGCCTCGTGGTAGACGGTCAGCACGGAGACGGGGGTGCGCAGCTCGTGGGCCAGGTCCGAGAGCATCCGTCGACGGGTGTCCTCGGTGCGCTGAAGCCGTGCGGCCATGGTGTTGAAAGACCCTGCCAGCTCCTCCACCTCGGTGCCGGCGCCCATGGCCGGCACGCGGGTGTCGTACCGTCCACCGGCCATGGCCTTGGCCGCCTGGGTCAGGGCGTTGATCGGACTCTGGATCCGGCGGGCGACATGCCAGGTCAATGACAGACAACAGAGCAAGGCCGTGGCCAGGGCCACGCCCAGGGTCCAGAAATTGGCGTCCCGGTAGGCCTGCTCCACGTGCAGCATCTGGGCTGCATCGTGTCCGGCCCCGGCCTGTTCCAGGTGCTCGTGGAACAGTGGTGGGCCGGCCAGGGAGGCCACCACCACCGCGGCCAGCACGCTGGCCCCCACCACCAGCAGCTGGGAGAGGAAGAACCGGGCCGCTAATCCTTGGTAGCGCCGCCGGCCGGTCATTGCTCCGCCATCCGGTAGCCGACCCCGCGGACGGTGTCGATATAGCGGGCCGGGTCCGCGTCGAGCTTGCGGCGCAGGTTCTTGATGTGCACGTCCACGAGCCGTTCATCGCCCACCCAGGCCGGGTCCCAGACGATATCGATCAGCTGGCGCCGGGAGAAGGCCTGGTGCGGGCGCCCCGACAAGGCGGCCAGCAGGTCGAACTCCGTGCGCGTTAGTTGCACCACCTGGCCCGACACGCGGGCCTCGTGGGCGGCCAGGTCGATGACCAGGTCACCGCAGACCCGTTCCGGTTCGGGGGCTGACACCGTTGTGCGCGGCCGGCGCATGACCGCCCCCACCCGGGCGACCAGCTCCCGGACGCTGAAGGGTTTGGTGATGTAGTCATCGGCCCCCACCGCCAATCCCTCCAACCGGTGGTGCTCATCGCCGCGGGCGGTGAGCATCAGCACATAGCACTCGGAGAAGGCCCGCACCCGCCGGCACACCTCGATCCCGTCCAGCCCGGGCAGGCCCAGGTCCAGGACCATCACGTCGGGCTCGTGAACCCGGGCGGCCTGCACTGCGGCCGGGCCGGTGTGGGTGAGGGCCACCTCGTAGCCGGCCCGCTCCAGGTAGGTGGCCACCATGCGCGCCAGCGGCTTCTCGTCATCGACCACCAACACCCGGCCGGCCGCCGGACCAGTCCCAGTGTCAGTCCCAGTGCCAGTGCCAGAGTTCATGGGTCCAGTCTCGCTCTGTCTCGCGCCCCGGCGGCTCAGAACGGTGCCGGGGCGGGGAATCTTCATCGAATCTTCAAGGCAAACCGCCCCATCCCCGCGCGTCACCGGCCGACAATGGTAGAAGCCCCGCCTTTTGGCCCGGGGCGGAAAGGCTCCATGACCCCCCTGACCCGCAGAACCCTGATCGCCGGCGGGCTGACCCTGCTCGGCGCTGGCACCCTCACCGCCTGCGCCGCGCCGAACCCCGCGACATCCCCGGCGGCCGGCACCGGCACGCAGGGCACCGGCACGGCCATCACCCACGTCCATGCCCTCACCCGGGACCCCGAGTCCGGTGAGGTGCTGCTGGCCACCCACCAGGGCCTGTTCCGGCTCCAGGACGGGGAGCTGACCCAGGTCGGTCCGGTCGTGGACTTCATGGGCTTCACCCTGACTCCCGAGGGCCGTTATCTGGCCTCCGGTCACCCCGCGCCGGGCACCGACCTGCCCGAGCCGCTGGGCCTGGCCGAGTCCACCGACCGGGGCCAGAGCTGGACGGTGCTCTCCCGCGGCGGCGCATCCGATTTCCACGCCCTGGCCGCCGGCCCGAACGGGGTCCTCGGCTTCGATGGGCAACTGCGCGCCAGCACCGACGGCCTCACCTGGCAGAGCCTTGAGATCCCCGTTGCCCCGGCATCGCTGGCGATCTCCCCCCAAACCGGGACCGTGCTGGCCACCACCGAAACCGGCATGTTGCGCTCGACCGACCACGGCGCGACCTGGACCACCCTGGACACCCCCCAGCTGATGCACCTGGTCGCCTGGGCCGATGACACCACCGCCGTGGGCGCCGGCACCGAGGGACACCTGCTGACCAGCACCGACGCCGGCGACACCTGGACCGCCAGCGACCGCCCGGTCGGCACGGCCACCGCCCTGGGAGCGGGCATCACCGACGACGGGCAGACCGAAGCACTGCTGGTCGTCGGCTCGACCGTGCTGTCCACCACGGACGGCGGGAACACCACCGAATCGCTGCTGTGACCTCCCCCCGCCGCCCCCTGTCCGGCTGGCCCGCCCTTCGAACCGTTCTGGGCACCCTCGTGTTGATCCTGGGCCTGCTCGGGATGCACGCTGGTACGGGTGAAGCGCACTGGGTTTCGTTCCGATCCAACTGAAGGAGAATCGGAACATGCCCAAGAAGTACACCCCCGAGCTGCGTGAGCGCGCCGTGCGGATGGTCCTGGAACGCCAAGCCGCTGAGGGAGGCCCGCGTTCGCATTCCATCCGAGCCATCGCCCCGCAGGTCGGAGTCGGTGAAGAGACGCTGCGGATGTGGTGCAACCGCCACGGCCACGAGGTAGCACCGGTGCCTGCTGGCGAGAGTCCGGCGGAGGAGATCCGCAGGCTCAAGCGAGAGCTCGCCGAGGCCCGCCGGGCAAACGAAATCCTCAAGGCCGCCTCGGCTTTTTTCGCCAGGGAACTCGACCGCCCCACGACGAGATGATCCGGTTCATCGACGAACACCGCGATCGTTTCGGGGTCGAGGCCATCTGCCGCACCCTTGGTGCGACAGCGCGTGGGTTCATCACCTCTCGCGGCTACCGCGCCGCGAAGAGACGGCCTGCCTCCGAGAGGGCTCTGCGAGACGAGCTCCTCATCGAGGAGCTCGAGCGGATCCACGCGGAGAACTACAGCGTCTACGGGGTCCGGAAGATGCACCAGGCGATGGCCCGGGCCGGCTGGCAAATCGGGCGCGACCAGACCGCCCGGCTCATGCGGGCCGCCGGTCTGCAGGGAGTGCGGCGGGGCCGCAAGCCAATCACCACGCGACCGGCATGTGAACCGGATGCTCGTCCTGATCTCGTTGAGCGCCGATTCGCCGCTGAGCGTCCTCACCAGCTGTGGGTCGCTGACATCACCCATGTGCGTATTCTCGGCGGGTTCTGCTACGTCGCGTTCATCACCGACGTCTTCACCCGCCGGATCGTGGGGTGGGCCGTGTCAGCCAGTCTGCATACCCAGGGGCTGCCGCTGCTGGCCCTTGAACATGCCCTCCTGAGCACTGGTGCCAGCCGGGGCCGGGAAGGCCTCGTCCACCACTCAGACCGAGGCGCCCAGTACGTCAGCTTGGCCTATTCGGACGCGCTGATCGCCGCGGGGGTGAGCGCTTCGGTGGGCACCGTGGGCGACTCCTATGACAACGCCCTCGCCGAGACCGTGAACGGCCTCTACAAGGCCGAGCTCATCCATTCCAAGCGGGTGTGGGAGTCCGTCGAAGAGGTGGAACTGGCCACGATGGGGTGGGTGCACTGGTGGAACACTGCCCGCCTCCACGAGGCCCTCGGGTACTGCACTCCCGCGGAGGTCGAGGCGACCTACACTCACGACCAGGACTCAGCGCCCG
The sequence above is a segment of the Micrococcus endophyticus genome. Coding sequences within it:
- a CDS encoding IS3 family transposase, which gives rise to MLETPTALIVDYIDEHKHEFGVEPICATLSAAGTQIAPSTYYAAKTRPPSVRSLRDEQVLVEIRGVHEANYGVYGARTVHAQLRREGLQVARCTVERLMRAAGLRGISRAKGPRTTVPGRGPDERQDLVQRDFTAAAPNQLWVADITYCRTSSGWVYAAFIIDVFSRRVLGWQLSKSLRTDLALDALEMAFWTRQRAGQDVAGLRHHSDKGVQYVAVRYTQRLAQAGAVASVGSTGDSYDNALAEAFNSLFKAELIRNKGPFKSIEDLEIAVAEYIDWFNHRRVHGEIRLVPPVEFEDVYHHENPVPAPAGTALTSL
- a CDS encoding type II glyceraldehyde-3-phosphate dehydrogenase, whose protein sequence is MQGKIKVAVNGYGVIGKRVADAVRAQEDMALVGVSDVIADYRIATAAGKGIPVYASTEQALPVMADAGLPVVGGLHDLLENVDVVVDCTPAQVGAGNLELYRAHGVKSVFQGGEKHDLTGHSFVAHANYATALGRDSTRVVSCNTTATVRALTALKDVGLLSKARGVLIRRATDPWESDHSGIMNTIVPEGRIPSHQGPDAQSVVPDLDVVTMAAKGAHTQNHLHYWTIELTRPAEKQEVLEAFRAMPRIAFVRRSDGVVAVNSTVELMEDLGRPRGDMYEVALWEDILTVDGNELYYTYTVDNQAIVVPENIDAIRALTGTVDDGGESIRRTDRALGVRQDFVRSSVAAR
- a CDS encoding DUF305 domain-containing protein, with translation MKRTMTLTALALASALTLTACGTGAQDENAGAEASATATSSAPAATPAATATATPSTTATGSAEEVSAEHNDADVMFAQMMIPHHQQAVEMSEMLLAKDDVPAEVAAFAQKVIDAQGPEIKRMNSMLTAWGQDPVDTDGMDGMEGMDHGGMSGMMSEEDMTALDQAQGTEAARLYLEQMTAHHKGAVDMAKDEAKDGQNPQAVQLAEQVIADQEAEITEMQQMLDKL
- a CDS encoding copper-translocating P-type ATPase — protein: MSTPHHHDHPTDQTAEHPDPNPHAGHANHTDHAAHHPADAATHGQAMPQGHAHSALDEDHQVHDHGQHAGHSTAMFKNRFWVSLVLSIPVVFFSHMVGQLLGYHVPEFPGSAWIAPVLGTVIYLYGGMPFLKGGLTELRARQPGMMLLIAMAITVAFVASWVTTLGIGDLMLDFWWELALLVVIMLLGHWMEMRALGAASSALDALAALLPEEAEKVVDGDTITVPITELAVGDVVLVRAGARVPADGTILEGAAEFDEAMITGESKPVLRQAGDTVVAGTVATDNTVRVKVAAVGTDTTLAGIQRMVADAQESSSRAQALADRAAALLFWFALVAAIITAIVWTAIGQPTDAVTRTVTVLVIACPHALGLAIPLVIALSTEKAAKSGVLIKDRMALERMRTIDVVLFDKTGTLTEGAHVVTAVTAMPGVSEAELLAVAAAAEADSEHPVARAIVTAAGQHPQASTLRKRGTDFSAAMGRGVRATVDGSEILVGGPNMLRELNLTMPAEITEHTASWTARGAGVLHVLREGSVIGAVAVEDKVRPESRAAVAALHARGIKVAMITGDARQVAEAVGADLGIDEVFAEVLPQDKDTKVTELQSRGLSVAMVGDGVNDAPALARAEVGIAIGAGTDVAMESAGVVLASNDPRAVLSMIELSQASYTKMIQNLVWATGYNVLAVPLAAGVLAPIGFVLSPAVGAILMSASTIVVALNAQLLRRINLDPGHLAPLGAPRPEAALQPATS
- a CDS encoding heavy-metal-associated domain-containing protein, whose protein sequence is MTESARTPLPGATNGCSCCAPAADATAPAGHQSADPTGTSAGAATYQVEGMTCGHCVGSVAEAVSALDGVDDVRIELVAGGASPVTVTGPASADSVRTAIEAAGYRVRI
- a CDS encoding HAMP domain-containing sensor histidine kinase; translated protein: MTGRRRYQGLAARFFLSQLLVVGASVLAAVVVASLAGPPLFHEHLEQAGAGHDAAQMLHVEQAYRDANFWTLGVALATALLCCLSLTWHVARRIQSPINALTQAAKAMAGGRYDTRVPAMGAGTEVEELAGSFNTMAARLQRTEDTRRRMLSDLAHELRTPVSVLTVYHEALQDGVSHWDEPTGELMGEQLARLTRLVEDINDVSRAEEGRIELDRSPQGVSGLLHAATEAHKEAYATKGVALTMDADPGLAVDVDRQRMGQVLGNLLTNALRHTPAGGRVTLEARQSPSGVTLSVTDTGEGISPEHLPHVFERFYRGDTARDRDHGGSGVGLAISRALIQAHGGTLSATSTTAGATFTIDMPTKQPPDQPTYRRTRSSTVNTGAPPLE
- a CDS encoding response regulator transcription factor; this encodes MNSGTGTGTDTGTGPAAGRVLVVDDEKPLARMVATYLERAGYEVALTHTGPAAVQAARVHEPDVMVLDLGLPGLDGIEVCRRVRAFSECYVLMLTARGDEHHRLEGLAVGADDYITKPFSVRELVARVGAVMRRPRTTVSAPEPERVCGDLVIDLAAHEARVSGQVVQLTRTEFDLLAALSGRPHQAFSRRQLIDIVWDPAWVGDERLVDVHIKNLRRKLDADPARYIDTVRGVGYRMAEQ
- a CDS encoding F510_1955 family glycosylhydrolase, producing the protein MTPLTRRTLIAGGLTLLGAGTLTACAAPNPATSPAAGTGTQGTGTAITHVHALTRDPESGEVLLATHQGLFRLQDGELTQVGPVVDFMGFTLTPEGRYLASGHPAPGTDLPEPLGLAESTDRGQSWTVLSRGGASDFHALAAGPNGVLGFDGQLRASTDGLTWQSLEIPVAPASLAISPQTGTVLATTETGMLRSTDHGATWTTLDTPQLMHLVAWADDTTAVGAGTEGHLLTSTDAGDTWTASDRPVGTATALGAGITDDGQTEALLVVGSTVLSTTDGGNTTESLL
- a CDS encoding IS3 family transposase (programmed frameshift), giving the protein MPKKYTPELRERAVRMVLERQAAEGGPRSHSIRAIAPQVGVGEETLRMWCNRHGHEVAPVPAGESPAEEIRRLKRELAEARRANEILKAASGFFRQGTRPPHDEMIRFIDEHRDRFGVEAICRTLGATARGFITSRGYRAAKRRPASERALRDELLIEELERIHAENYSVYGVRKMHQAMARAGWQIGRDQTARLMRAAGLQGVRRGRKPITTRPACEPDARPDLVERRFAAERPHQLWVADITHVRILGGFCYVAFITDVFTRRIVGWAVSASLHTQGLPLLALEHALLSTGASRGREGLVHHSDRGAQYVSLAYSDALIAAGVSASVGTVGDSYDNALAETVNGLYKAELIHSKRVWESVEEVELATMGWVHWWNTARLHEALGYCTPAEVEATYTHDQDSAPVAS